DNA sequence from the Hyphomicrobiales bacterium genome:
GCCGGACAATCGGACGAGAGCATCGAGGCGGCGCTGCAGAAGCTAGAAGCATTGGCCCGCGAGCGCGGCCAGGCGTTCGGCGTCGCGACGGCGCTGCCTTCGACCATCGCTGCCATTGCCCGCTGGGCCGACGGGCTAGGCGCGCGCGGCATCGTTCTGGTCCCAGTCAGCGCCTTGATGTCGAAACCCTCGCCCAGTTATTAGCGACGCCTGATGGTCATAGACCCGAGCGGCCTACCCTATCGGCCTTGCGTTGGCATCATGGTCCTGAATGAGCAAGGGCTCGTCTGGGTTGGCCGCCGGAGGGACGCACCGGCCGAGCCGGAAGGGCCCGGCAATTGGTGGCAGATGCCGCAGGGCGGCATCGATTCAGGCGAAGATCCGAAAAAAGCTGCGCTGCGCGAACTCTACGAGGAGACCAATATCCGGTCGGTGCGGTTTCTCGCCGAATCGCGGAAATGGCTCACCTATGACCTGCCGCCGCAGCTCGTCGGGACGG
Encoded proteins:
- a CDS encoding RNA pyrophosphohydrolase is translated as MVIDPSGLPYRPCVGIMVLNEQGLVWVGRRRDAPAEPEGPGNWWQMPQGGIDSGEDPKKAALRELYEETNIRSVRFLAESRKWLTYDLPPQLVGTAWKGRYRGQKQKWFAVLFTGDEKEIEIAHPGDGHKPEFDAWKWVRLDELTKLIVPFKRKVYDELVAEFAHFARGAKA